CTGCACCAGATACTCCGATTCCGGGTCGGCGAATGCGGTGGCCTCGTCGAGGATCAGCACCGGGGTGTCGGCGAGGATCGCCCGCGCGATGGTGAGCCGTTGCTTCTCACCGCCGGACAGGCTCGAGGCCGCACCCAGCGGGGTGTCATATCCGTTGGGCAGCCGAAGGATCCGCTCATGGATCTGGGCGTCACGCGCGGCCGCCTGGATCCGCTCGATGCCCGCGTCGGGGTCGGCCAGCGCGATGTTCTCGGCGACGGTGCCGCCGACGAGCTGGGTGTCCTGCAGTACGAAGCCGACCTGACGGTAGAGCTCATCGGCGGTGAGGGTGCGGATGTCCCTGCCGCCCAGCCGGATCGCGCCCGCGTCGACGTCGTGGAACCGGGCCAGCAGCGCGGCCAGCGTCGACTTGCCCGAGCCGGACGGCCCCACCAGCGCCGTCACGGTGCCGGGCTTGAGCTCCAGCGAGATATCGTGCAGCACCGGGACGTCCGGCCGGTATCCGAAGGTTACGTGGTCGAACACCACGGCAGGCTCGCCGTCACGCCGATCGGCCTGCTCGCGGATGTCGAGTTCGGTTTCGTCGAGCGTGGTCTGGATGCGCCGGGCCGCGAGCATGCCGCCGCGGATCCCGCCGAGACCGTAGCCGATGCCGAGCAGCCGAACACCGAAGGTGGTGCCCAGCAACAGGAACGGGAGGATGTCCACCGGATCCATGGCGCCGGAGGCGATCATCGGGGTGCCTGCCGCGACGATGATCCACAGGAATGTGCCGGGCCGGGTGACGAGGTCCATCATCGACTTCTTGCCGGTGAACGGTTTCTGCCAGGCGACCAGGAAGCCGATGTACTCGTCGAGGCGGCGCCGGAAGCTGGATGCCGCCGCACCGCCGAACACGCGGACCACGGGCTGGCCTTCGAGGTAGGCGCCGGCCTCGCTGCTCATCCGTTCGGCCCAGCGCTGCGACTGGGCGATCTTGGGTCCGGACTGGATCGTCATGACCGTCATCAGCACCAGGTAGGTGAGCACCGGGATGAACAGCACGAGGGTCAGGCGCCAGTCGACGGTGAACAGGTAGACGAGCACCGCCACCGGGGCGATGACGGCTGCGACCGCATCCGGGATGGCGTGCGTGATCAGGTAGTGCAGCGACAGGGTGTCGTCCTGCACGAGCTGTTTGATGGACCCCGATCCGCGAGCGGTGAACCAGCCCAACGGAAGACGGCTCATCTTGGTCAGCAGCCGGGTCCGCAGATCACGGGCGAACCGTGCGTCGACCAGGTGCAACCACAGGGTCAGCGCCGCGGCCAGCACGCTGCCCGCGCCCAGCAGCGAGACCGCCACCACGCCCAATGTCCACAGCGAGTCCGAGGACGCGCCGGTCAGCAGCAGCAGCGCCAGTTCCACCAGCAGGACGAACGGTGCGAGTTGCACGAGCGTGATGACCGCCTGCAGCACGCCCGAGACGATGAGCTTGTTCTTCAGCGGCGCCAGGAGTCGGCCTGCGGCCTGGGCCCGCCAGTTGCCGCGCGGTGCCGCCGCGGAAGCCGGGGTCGCTGCGGTGTTCTTGGCGGGTTCGGTGACTTCGACCTCGGCTGCCTTGTCGGTCTTCTCGTCGTCGCCGCGCTTGGTGCCCATCGCCCGGCCCTCGGTCCAGTAGGCCTGCGGGTGCAGTTCGGTCTTGGGGAAACCGAACTCGTCACGCAGCCGGGTGCGCAGATGCTTGAGCGAGCCGGCCTCCGGGGTGACCCAGCAGTACCAGTTGGACCAGTCGCGGGCCTCGATGGCGTTGGCCAGCGACGTGGCGTCCTCACGCACGACCCAGTGCAGACGCATCCGGGGGTGTTCGGCGATCGGGATGAGCCGGTCGCTGTCGTCGTGCTCTT
This region of Mycolicibacterium goodii genomic DNA includes:
- a CDS encoding ABC transporter ATP-binding protein/permease; the protein is MARGIQGVMMRGFGARDHRATVVGTEEITPNLVRLRLVSPTLFEDAVAEPTSWLRFWFPDPDGSKTEFQRAYTMSEMSPQTGDFAIDVVLHEPAGPASQWAKTAKPGDSIAVMTLGSAGFSVPEDPPAGYLLIGDAAATPAINGIIGVVPHDIPIEVYLEEHDDSDRLIPIAEHPRMRLHWVVREDATSLANAIEARDWSNWYCWVTPEAGSLKHLRTRLRDEFGFPKTELHPQAYWTEGRAMGTKRGDDEKTDKAAEVEVTEPAKNTAATPASAAAPRGNWRAQAAGRLLAPLKNKLIVSGVLQAVITLVQLAPFVLLVELALLLLTGASSDSLWTLGVVAVSLLGAGSVLAAALTLWLHLVDARFARDLRTRLLTKMSRLPLGWFTARGSGSIKQLVQDDTLSLHYLITHAIPDAVAAVIAPVAVLVYLFTVDWRLTLVLFIPVLTYLVLMTVMTIQSGPKIAQSQRWAERMSSEAGAYLEGQPVVRVFGGAAASSFRRRLDEYIGFLVAWQKPFTGKKSMMDLVTRPGTFLWIIVAAGTPMIASGAMDPVDILPFLLLGTTFGVRLLGIGYGLGGIRGGMLAARRIQTTLDETELDIREQADRRDGEPAVVFDHVTFGYRPDVPVLHDISLELKPGTVTALVGPSGSGKSTLAALLARFHDVDAGAIRLGGRDIRTLTADELYRQVGFVLQDTQLVGGTVAENIALADPDAGIERIQAAARDAQIHERILRLPNGYDTPLGAASSLSGGEKQRLTIARAILADTPVLILDEATAFADPESEYLVQQALNRLTKDRTVLVIAHRLHTITHADQIVVLDGGHVVETGTHDQLLSTHGRYRQLWETGQRPAVAPVTAGESAR